The Sulfurimonas sp. genome includes a window with the following:
- a CDS encoding Nif3-like dinuclear metal center hexameric protein produces the protein MKLQEIYEKLDELSPFELQEKWDNSGIQIGSRDQEIEHIVLSIDVDAELLESLKPNTLLITHHPLIFGGITQLDFEKYPSNFLKTMIEKKISNIAMHTNFDKTHLNKYVANEILGYKILDDEEFVIKFEVNEDFDIFAKKIAQVFSLENIKSVKCSDFVKTCALTTGSGGSMIKYIDADCFLTGDIKYHDAMEAKSINLSLIDIGHFESECFFADILYKHLKVLGLNAIISSSKNPFTYI, from the coding sequence ATGAAACTTCAAGAGATATATGAAAAACTAGATGAGCTTTCACCCTTTGAACTGCAGGAAAAGTGGGATAATTCTGGTATACAGATAGGCTCTCGTGATCAAGAGATAGAGCATATAGTTTTAAGCATAGATGTTGATGCAGAGCTGCTTGAGAGTTTAAAACCTAATACACTTTTAATAACTCATCATCCTCTGATTTTTGGTGGAATTACTCAGCTTGATTTTGAAAAATATCCGTCAAACTTTTTAAAAACTATGATTGAGAAAAAAATATCAAACATTGCGATGCATACAAATTTTGATAAAACACATCTAAATAAATATGTTGCTAATGAGATTTTAGGATACAAAATTTTGGACGATGAAGAGTTTGTTATAAAATTTGAAGTAAATGAAGATTTTGACATTTTTGCTAAAAAAATTGCTCAGGTTTTTTCACTTGAAAATATAAAAAGTGTAAAATGTTCTGATTTTGTAAAAACATGTGCTTTGACAACTGGAAGCGGAGGAAGTATGATCAAGTATATTGACGCTGACTGCTTCCTTACAGGGGATATAAAGTATCACGATGCGATGGAAGCAAAAAGCATAAATTTGTCACTAATCGACATCGGACATTTTGAATCTGAATGCTTTTTTGCTGATATTTTATACAAGCATTTGAAAGTTTTAGGTTTAAACGCTATAATTTCATCATCAAAGAACCCTTTTACATATATTTAA
- a CDS encoding tetratricopeptide repeat protein codes for MTLLQILMLGASVFFAFKIYQHIQTLEDNNTEDQNQDYEPSQDDSDQEYEKQLQTFSPYSVDELVESADEAFQNEDEQKALALLNEANLKGPGNAEVLFKLGFISAKVGDNTAAIDYYKQSLDVDKNDEFVHNSLASVYRAEGEYASAKMHLNDSLALDGTNPVTYYNYGNLMVDMKNEDVAREMYSKALELNPEFEEAKQELEKLSKE; via the coding sequence ATGACACTATTACAAATACTGATGCTAGGTGCGTCTGTGTTTTTTGCTTTTAAAATATATCAGCATATTCAGACATTAGAAGATAATAATACAGAAGACCAAAATCAAGATTACGAGCCATCTCAAGATGACTCAGATCAAGAGTATGAAAAACAACTGCAAACTTTTTCTCCATACTCTGTTGATGAATTGGTAGAGAGTGCTGATGAAGCCTTCCAAAATGAAGATGAACAAAAAGCATTAGCTCTGTTAAATGAAGCAAATTTAAAAGGTCCTGGAAATGCAGAAGTACTTTTCAAACTTGGATTTATCAGTGCAAAAGTAGGTGACAACACAGCTGCAATTGACTATTATAAACAGTCTTTGGATGTCGATAAAAATGATGAGTTTGTTCATAACTCTTTAGCATCGGTTTATCGTGCAGAGGGTGAATATGCATCGGCTAAAATGCATCTTAACGATTCTTTGGCGTTAGATGGCACAAACCCTGTAACATACTACAACTACGGCAACTTGATGGTAGATATGAAAAACGAAGATGTTGCACGTGAGATGTATTCAAAAGCCCTTGAATTAAACCCTGAGTTTGAAGAAGCGAAGCAAGAGTTAGAAAAACTGAGTAAAGAGTAA
- a CDS encoding M23 family metallopeptidase: MRILLLALFLLSNLFGIRFEISNTEIKNGQTALIKFEKEDGINYNYAKVEDKKYMIFSDYVFIPVSYYQKPKKLDVVVHYTKNNKEKTKIIPIKVVDGGYEKETLKVDGSKVKLSKENKKRASKEYTEAIKIYNTTTDKNYVDSKFIMPMESKITSDFGRARTFNGTFKSYHSGTDFRAKVGTPIRCVNDGKVVLVKDRFYSGGSIVVDHGHGVYTCYYHMSKFDVKKGQKVKKGEVIGLSGVSGRVTGPHLHFSARVSGVQVDPLQFIKLVNKEL, from the coding sequence ATGAGAATATTATTATTAGCGCTATTTTTACTAAGTAATCTGTTTGGAATAAGATTTGAGATATCAAATACAGAGATAAAAAACGGACAAACTGCACTTATAAAGTTTGAAAAAGAAGATGGTATAAATTATAACTATGCAAAAGTAGAAGACAAAAAATATATGATCTTCTCAGATTATGTTTTTATACCTGTAAGTTATTATCAAAAACCGAAAAAACTTGATGTTGTAGTTCACTATACTAAAAACAATAAAGAAAAAACAAAAATCATCCCAATTAAAGTTGTTGATGGCGGTTATGAAAAAGAAACTCTTAAAGTAGACGGCTCGAAAGTAAAACTATCAAAAGAGAATAAAAAAAGAGCTTCAAAAGAGTATACCGAAGCTATTAAGATCTATAATACTACGACAGATAAAAACTATGTTGATTCAAAGTTTATTATGCCGATGGAGTCTAAAATTACAAGTGATTTCGGACGTGCAAGAACATTTAACGGAACGTTTAAAAGTTACCATAGCGGTACAGATTTTCGTGCAAAAGTTGGTACACCGATAAGATGTGTAAATGATGGAAAAGTAGTACTTGTGAAAGATAGATTTTACTCAGGTGGATCAATCGTAGTTGATCATGGACATGGTGTTTATACGTGTTATTATCATATGAGTAAATTCGATGTAAAAAAAGGTCAAAAAGTAAAAAAAGGCGAGGTTATAGGACTATCTGGTGTGAGCGGTCGCGTAACAGGTCCACATTTACATTTTTCAGCTAGAGTTAGCGGTGTACAAGTTGATCCGCTGCAATTTATAAAATTAGTCAACAAGGAATTATAA
- the smpB gene encoding SsrA-binding protein SmpB — protein MGEPYAKNKKAYHDYFIEEKFEAGIVLTGSEVKGIRARRINMKDSFIRLDNGEAVLYNMHIGRLETTHHYYGHEERGSRKLLLHKKEIDKLQKAVDRDGYTIVPLQLYFNDRNLVKVQIAIAKGKQLHDKRADLKAKDQKRDIERAMKDY, from the coding sequence ATGGGTGAACCATACGCAAAAAATAAAAAAGCTTATCACGATTATTTTATAGAAGAGAAGTTTGAAGCCGGTATTGTACTAACAGGTAGTGAAGTTAAAGGTATTCGCGCACGCCGTATAAATATGAAAGACAGTTTTATACGTCTTGATAACGGTGAAGCCGTTTTGTACAACATGCACATCGGAAGACTTGAAACAACACACCATTATTACGGGCATGAAGAGCGTGGAAGCAGAAAGTTGCTTTTGCATAAAAAAGAGATAGATAAACTCCAAAAAGCGGTTGACCGTGATGGATATACAATAGTACCGCTGCAACTGTATTTTAATGATAGAAATTTGGTAAAGGTTCAGATTGCTATTGCTAAGGGTAAACAACTTCACGATAAGAGAGCCGATCTTAAGGCTAAAGATCAAAAACGTGATATTGAACGAGCTATGAAGGATTATTAA
- a CDS encoding 4-(cytidine 5'-diphospho)-2-C-methyl-D-erythritol kinase: MKIYKAYAKVNTFLKITGVRGDYHEIISRFMRVENLYDELSFEKKEIQDFKIIGDFSCTTEQNTIYKAYTALLKYTKSESLKNLMQTYAVKVDKSIPAFAGLGGGSSDAATYLKMCNEVLHLDLSIKELAEIGLEVGADVPFFIYGYDSANVGGIGEIVEKYDEALLNFDVCTPKVEISTPKVYKSYRANFFDPIDETEVKRLKNTTSLEILNSYTPEEANDLFKPALKEYPELKKHQKDGYYFSGSGSSFFKVV; the protein is encoded by the coding sequence ATGAAAATATACAAAGCGTATGCAAAAGTAAATACTTTTTTAAAAATTACGGGTGTACGTGGAGATTACCATGAGATCATCTCTCGTTTTATGAGAGTTGAGAATCTTTACGACGAATTATCATTTGAAAAAAAGGAAATTCAAGATTTTAAAATAATCGGTGATTTTTCTTGTACTACAGAACAAAATACAATCTATAAAGCATATACCGCACTTCTTAAATATACAAAAAGTGAATCTCTAAAAAATCTTATGCAGACATATGCTGTAAAAGTTGACAAAAGTATTCCTGCTTTTGCAGGACTTGGCGGTGGAAGCAGTGATGCGGCAACCTATCTTAAAATGTGTAATGAAGTTTTACATCTAGATCTGAGCATAAAAGAATTAGCTGAGATTGGACTTGAAGTTGGTGCTGATGTTCCATTTTTTATATATGGATATGACAGTGCAAATGTCGGCGGTATTGGAGAGATTGTAGAGAAGTACGATGAAGCACTTCTAAACTTTGATGTATGTACCCCTAAAGTAGAGATCTCAACTCCAAAAGTTTACAAATCTTACCGTGCAAACTTTTTTGATCCAATTGACGAGACAGAAGTTAAAAGGTTAAAAAACACTACATCTTTAGAGATATTAAACTCATATACTCCAGAAGAAGCAAATGATCTGTTTAAACCTGCTCTAAAAGAATACCCAGAGCTGAAAAAACATCAAAAAGATGGTTACTACTTTAGCGGAAGCGGAAGCAGTTTCTTCAAAGTTGTATAA
- the csrA gene encoding carbon storage regulator CsrA gives MLVLARKVDESIQLGDDIILKVISIDKGVVKLGIEAPKDVNIIRSELLENVKDSNVASSKEIDDSLLSQLSSIIKK, from the coding sequence ATGTTAGTTTTAGCACGTAAAGTAGATGAATCAATACAGTTGGGGGATGATATAATTTTAAAAGTTATATCTATAGACAAAGGTGTTGTAAAACTCGGTATTGAAGCACCTAAAGATGTAAACATAATCAGAAGTGAACTTTTAGAAAACGTAAAAGATTCAAACGTTGCTTCTTCTAAAGAGATCGATGACTCACTTCTTTCTCAACTAAGCTCGATCATTAAAAAATAA
- the truB gene encoding tRNA pseudouridine(55) synthase TruB yields the protein MNRLFVAYKPSNISSNFFLTKLKRKYNQKKAGFSGTLDPFAKGVLLIGMGSHTKLFRFLDKTPKTYRATLWLGAKSDSLDTEMIERIDEVKEFSESQILDVLKSLEGELEYEPPIFSAKRINGQRAYDLARAGVEFELNKINSTIYETKLISYCHPFVTFEATVSEGTYIRSLGLLVAKRLGLEYGSLSMLERLNEGQFFYDNEKALDIKKSLNIEQNFYNGDQENLKYGRVLALEDLENKKDGYYWIDNDDNISIIKIENKQVKYELGRINIC from the coding sequence ATGAATAGACTGTTTGTTGCATACAAACCATCAAATATCAGCTCGAATTTTTTTTTAACTAAACTAAAAAGAAAATATAACCAAAAAAAAGCTGGTTTTTCTGGTACGTTAGATCCTTTTGCAAAAGGTGTATTGTTAATTGGTATGGGAAGTCATACTAAACTTTTTCGCTTTTTAGATAAAACTCCAAAAACTTATCGTGCTACATTATGGTTAGGTGCTAAAAGTGATTCCTTAGATACAGAGATGATCGAGAGAATTGATGAGGTAAAAGAGTTTAGCGAGAGTCAAATATTGGATGTTCTAAAATCGTTAGAGGGTGAGCTTGAATATGAACCGCCGATATTTTCAGCTAAACGTATAAACGGTCAGCGAGCGTATGATCTAGCCCGTGCAGGTGTGGAGTTTGAACTAAACAAGATCAATTCAACTATATATGAAACTAAACTAATCTCTTATTGCCACCCATTTGTAACTTTTGAAGCTACAGTAAGCGAGGGTACTTATATAAGATCTCTTGGATTACTAGTTGCAAAAAGACTAGGATTAGAATATGGAAGTCTTTCAATGCTCGAGAGATTAAATGAAGGACAGTTTTTTTATGATAATGAAAAAGCATTAGATATCAAAAAATCTTTGAACATTGAGCAGAATTTTTACAATGGAGATCAAGAAAATCTCAAATATGGAAGAGTTCTTGCTTTAGAAGATTTAGAAAACAAAAAAGATGGATATTATTGGATAGATAATGATGATAATATCTCGATAATTAAGATAGAAAATAAACAAGTCAAATATGAACTTGGCAGGATAAATATATGTTAG
- a CDS encoding ATP-dependent helicase, which yields MEKIFAKLNDEQSDAVKKTEGPVLILAGAGSGKTTTIISRLSYLIQGIGIPASNTLTLTFTNKAAKEMRERAIDMIEDISYPPLLCTFHKFGLLFLKFNIHLMGRKNNFVVIDTDDKKRILKKINSEIATPLIASEISRYKNSLMTPDDAYKQAEFYNYQQIAKVYEEYEAYLNENNLVDFDDLIALTYKLLDEHPELAKKTSEKYQYIMVDEYQDTNELQLKLLQKLCSTHNNICVVGDDDQSIYGWRGAHIRNIMEFHKDFENTEVFKLQNNYRSREPILKVANALIEHNRSRLGKELKPTRGSGDDVVVLNSQDETEEARKIATNITKLIDSGVSAKDIAVLYRVNVLSRSIEEGLNRARINYKLVGGQRFYDRAEVKDLISYIRVVTNVHDDFSFKRIINKPKRGLGKASVDKLELAAHEAEKSIFAYIKSSTAAELEALVRKKNAKTLKQFIKDIESVSKVAEESTYDFIDTLEETFKLKDIYNGQPDAEDRVRNMDEFYALFRDFIKNNPQSGLDEFLNELTLQSEQDQVEGESIYMMSIHASKGLEFDHIFIIGMEEGFLPLVGDGSDLEEERRLGYVSFTRAKERLTLSHVGSRFYKGRRSDLEKSRFFNEAGLCQGSLKVEKNTAFKKGDLVRHKIFGTGRVLGVSKAGKEFKLNINFAGTKKEILASFIERL from the coding sequence ATGGAAAAAATTTTCGCAAAACTAAATGATGAACAGAGTGATGCTGTAAAAAAAACAGAGGGTCCTGTACTTATTTTGGCAGGTGCAGGAAGTGGAAAAACAACAACGATCATCTCTAGATTATCTTATCTGATACAAGGTATTGGTATACCTGCTTCAAATACATTGACACTTACGTTTACGAATAAAGCTGCAAAAGAGATGCGTGAACGTGCGATAGATATGATTGAAGATATCTCTTATCCGCCACTGCTTTGTACATTCCATAAATTCGGTCTTTTATTTTTAAAGTTCAATATCCATTTAATGGGTAGAAAAAACAACTTTGTCGTGATCGATACGGATGATAAAAAAAGAATTTTAAAAAAGATAAACTCAGAGATTGCAACCCCATTAATTGCAAGTGAGATCTCAAGATATAAAAACTCACTTATGACACCTGATGATGCTTACAAACAAGCAGAATTTTATAATTACCAGCAAATCGCAAAAGTTTATGAAGAGTATGAAGCATATTTAAACGAAAATAACCTTGTAGACTTTGATGATCTTATAGCGCTTACTTACAAACTTTTGGATGAGCATCCAGAACTTGCAAAGAAGACAAGTGAAAAATACCAGTACATTATGGTAGATGAATATCAAGATACAAATGAACTTCAATTAAAACTTTTACAAAAGTTATGTTCTACTCACAACAATATATGTGTAGTGGGTGATGATGATCAAAGTATTTACGGTTGGCGTGGAGCTCACATAAGAAATATTATGGAGTTTCATAAAGACTTTGAAAATACAGAAGTTTTCAAGCTTCAAAACAACTACCGCTCACGTGAACCAATCTTAAAAGTTGCAAATGCTCTAATCGAGCATAACCGTTCACGTCTTGGAAAAGAGCTAAAGCCTACTCGCGGAAGCGGTGATGATGTAGTAGTATTAAACTCTCAAGATGAAACTGAAGAGGCGCGTAAAATTGCTACAAATATAACAAAGCTTATAGACTCTGGTGTAAGTGCAAAAGATATTGCCGTGCTTTATCGTGTAAACGTACTTTCTCGTTCAATTGAAGAGGGATTAAACCGTGCACGTATAAATTATAAATTAGTAGGCGGTCAGCGTTTCTATGACCGTGCAGAGGTAAAAGATCTAATCTCTTATATCCGTGTAGTTACAAATGTACATGATGACTTCTCTTTCAAAAGAATTATAAATAAACCTAAACGTGGTCTAGGTAAGGCGAGTGTAGATAAACTAGAATTAGCAGCCCACGAAGCAGAAAAGTCTATTTTCGCTTATATAAAAAGCTCTACTGCTGCAGAATTAGAAGCTCTTGTTAGAAAGAAAAATGCAAAAACTCTAAAACAATTTATAAAAGACATAGAGAGCGTGTCAAAAGTTGCTGAAGAATCTACTTATGATTTTATAGATACTTTAGAGGAGACTTTCAAGTTAAAAGATATATATAATGGTCAACCTGATGCAGAAGATAGAGTAAGAAATATGGATGAGTTTTATGCACTATTTCGTGACTTTATAAAAAATAATCCTCAGTCTGGATTAGATGAATTCTTAAATGAACTCACGCTTCAAAGTGAACAGGACCAGGTAGAGGGTGAGAGTATATATATGATGAGTATTCACGCATCTAAAGGCTTAGAGTTTGATCATATATTTATTATAGGTATGGAGGAGGGCTTCTTACCGCTTGTGGGTGATGGAAGTGACTTAGAAGAAGAGAGACGTCTTGGTTATGTGTCTTTTACACGTGCAAAAGAAAGACTTACTCTATCTCATGTTGGAAGCAGATTTTACAAGGGTCGCAGAAGTGATCTGGAAAAATCAAGATTTTTCAATGAAGCTGGACTTTGTCAAGGAAGCTTAAAAGTTGAAAAAAATACAGCCTTTAAAAAAGGCGATCTTGTGCGTCACAAAATCTTTGGAACTGGTCGTGTACTTGGCGTGAGTAAAGCGGGAAAAGAATTCAAACTAAATATAAATTTCGCAGGTACTAAAAAAGAGATACTTGCTTCATTTATAGAACGTTTATAG
- a CDS encoding LysR family transcriptional regulator, translating into MLKDFAKLQTFLMVTKEKSFSKASAKLGISQPAVTQQIKFIEDYLDTKIVQRKKNGILLTKEGEDLYRIAKRLEKAIENSEKELISIINKEFTFVIGSSNAIGNYVLPNYLGEIKKRIDNEVYMNVDKSCNIIEALEDKKVDLALIESPVFKDDIIYREWIEDELVFFSNQPIKKQLTAEDLLDFDWICRDEQSHTRRLTAEVFEEIGVQCNSFNVVSVMESPTAIKEAILNSDKNAERPLVSVMSRHVIRGDVEAERLFCARIKNYKIERKFYIAYSKDRKHDAFVDNVVSYLLSLSKI; encoded by the coding sequence ATGTTAAAAGATTTTGCTAAACTGCAAACATTTTTAATGGTTACAAAAGAAAAGAGTTTTTCGAAGGCTTCGGCAAAACTTGGAATCTCTCAACCGGCTGTTACACAACAAATAAAGTTTATTGAAGATTATTTAGACACAAAGATTGTTCAAAGAAAGAAAAACGGTATATTACTTACCAAAGAAGGTGAAGACCTTTACAGAATTGCGAAAAGGCTTGAAAAAGCAATAGAAAACAGTGAAAAAGAACTTATAAGTATTATTAATAAAGAATTCACTTTTGTAATAGGTTCATCTAATGCAATCGGTAACTATGTTCTACCAAACTATTTAGGTGAGATTAAAAAGAGAATAGACAACGAAGTTTATATGAATGTTGATAAATCTTGTAACATTATAGAAGCTTTAGAAGATAAAAAAGTTGATTTAGCTCTTATTGAATCACCTGTATTTAAAGATGATATTATCTATAGAGAGTGGATCGAAGACGAACTAGTATTTTTCTCAAACCAACCGATTAAAAAACAATTGACTGCTGAAGATCTGCTTGATTTTGACTGGATATGCCGTGATGAGCAATCACATACAAGAAGACTAACAGCTGAAGTTTTTGAAGAGATTGGTGTTCAATGTAACAGCTTTAACGTAGTAAGTGTTATGGAATCTCCTACTGCTATAAAAGAAGCTATTTTAAACTCTGACAAAAATGCTGAGCGTCCGCTTGTATCTGTTATGAGTAGACACGTAATAAGAGGCGATGTTGAAGCTGAAAGATTATTTTGTGCAAGAATTAAAAACTATAAGATTGAGCGTAAGTTCTACATAGCGTATTCAAAAGACAGAAAACACGATGCATTTGTTGATAACGTTGTAAGTTATCTTCTTTCTCTAAGTAAAATCTAA
- a CDS encoding aminotransferase class IV family protein, producing MKSEFLETIKILDGTPYHLEYHQKRYESVLKHFGINEHKTLSDYINAPKDGLYRCRLVYTPQNLEKIDIEFIKYNKRNINTLKLVYDDQIDYSLKSTDRTELNQLFEKRQNADDVLIVKNGLLTDTTIANIALFDGVWKTPKKPLLKGTTRERLLDSSKIFEADIKSEDLKDFSKVALLNAMIDFDIIADKNIKDVFC from the coding sequence ATGAAGAGTGAATTTTTAGAGACTATTAAAATTTTAGATGGAACTCCTTACCATCTAGAGTATCATCAAAAAAGATATGAAAGTGTATTGAAACACTTTGGCATCAATGAACATAAAACTCTGTCTGATTATATTAACGCTCCAAAAGACGGACTATACAGGTGCAGACTGGTATACACACCTCAAAATCTGGAAAAAATAGATATAGAATTTATAAAATATAATAAACGCAATATAAATACTTTAAAACTTGTATATGATGATCAGATAGATTACTCGCTAAAATCAACTGACAGAACAGAACTTAACCAATTGTTTGAAAAACGTCAAAATGCAGATGATGTTTTAATTGTAAAAAATGGGCTTTTAACAGATACTACAATAGCTAATATAGCTTTGTTTGACGGTGTTTGGAAAACCCCAAAAAAACCTCTTTTAAAAGGTACGACAAGAGAAAGACTTTTAGACAGCTCTAAGATTTTTGAAGCAGATATCAAATCTGAAGATCTTAAAGATTTTTCAAAAGTAGCACTCTTAAATGCAATGATAGATTTTGATATAATTGCAGATAAGAATATAAAGGATGTTTTTTGTTAG
- the cysK gene encoding cysteine synthase A — protein sequence MANIANNVTELIGNTPLIKLNTPSKLSGATILGKCEFMNPTSSVKDRLGFNMIRRAQEKGLINENSTIIEPTSGNTGIALAANCAAQNLKLVLTMPESMSIERRNLLKALGSELVLTPAAKGMSGAIEKAKELEALTNNSIILQQFENDANAEIHTLTTAPEILRDTDGNIDAFVAAVGTGGTLTGTATVLKKEIQNIAIFAVEPTDSPVLSGGEGGPHKIQGIGAGFIPKVLDTSVYSEVIQVTNEDAINTAKMLAKEEGLLVGISAGANVWATMQVASREEFKGKTLVTILCDTGERYLSTALFNEE from the coding sequence GTGGCTAATATTGCAAATAATGTAACTGAACTTATAGGAAATACGCCTCTTATTAAATTAAACACCCCTTCAAAGTTAAGTGGTGCTACAATACTTGGAAAGTGTGAATTTATGAACCCTACAAGTTCTGTAAAAGACAGACTTGGATTTAATATGATCAGACGTGCACAGGAAAAAGGTTTGATCAATGAAAACTCTACGATCATTGAGCCTACAAGTGGAAATACCGGTATTGCACTTGCAGCAAATTGTGCAGCACAAAATTTAAAACTTGTACTAACTATGCCTGAATCTATGAGTATTGAGCGACGTAATCTTCTAAAGGCACTTGGGTCTGAACTTGTTTTAACACCAGCTGCCAAGGGAATGAGCGGGGCAATTGAGAAAGCTAAGGAACTTGAGGCTTTAACAAACAACTCTATTATCCTTCAGCAGTTTGAAAACGATGCAAATGCAGAGATTCACACCCTTACTACAGCACCTGAGATTCTACGTGATACAGATGGAAATATAGACGCATTTGTAGCGGCAGTTGGAACTGGAGGTACACTTACAGGTACTGCTACAGTGTTAAAAAAAGAGATTCAAAATATTGCAATTTTCGCAGTTGAACCTACAGACTCACCAGTGCTTTCAGGTGGTGAAGGTGGTCCTCACAAAATTCAAGGAATTGGTGCAGGATTTATACCTAAAGTTTTAGATACATCTGTATACTCTGAAGTTATTCAAGTAACTAACGAAGATGCAATTAATACTGCCAAAATGCTGGCTAAAGAAGAAGGCTTACTTGTCGGTATTTCAGCAGGTGCAAATGTTTGGGCTACAATGCAGGTAGCATCACGTGAAGAGTTTAAAGGGAAAACTTTAGTAACTATACTTTGTGATACAGGTGAAAGATACTTAAGTACAGCACTTTTTAATGAAGAGTGA